The proteins below come from a single Stenotrophomonas lactitubi genomic window:
- a CDS encoding NHL repeat-containing protein produces MARWQGMAVGAVVVATAVALAATWWDFPAPGPQAPAGPVPTPLAWTAQIELLAGDGHPGDRDGPSAQARFADPYALLGSADGSVYFTDAGDNNRIRRRLPDGRIETVAGQGEGRVDGPALQASFNTPSGIAADAQGNLYVADTGNHAIRRISTDGQVTTLAGGQQGFADGPAAQARFDGPMGIAVDAQGQVYVADTWNDRIRVIGTDGNVRTLAGGDRPGFADAPGTDARFDTPVALAFDAHGALLVADLFNNAIRRVGADGTVSTAVGKGEVINGPLSLATTHDGVLYVGDLDGRIVQVTPQGHQLALLGNDRLPRLARPSGLAVEADGALLVADSAGYRLHRLRPLPVGELPAPALVGPASDAALPDSGGRWPLAPQDGWHEVVGTLGEVRGTFQGESRHHLHGGFDVRGDVGQTVLAIAEGKISSPIAAWSLGGQAEGLAVDRLKYIHMRVGRTPRGEPFDARWQPLYAEDGTLERIRVRRGTRIHVGDRLGSINSQAHVHLAVGNGGFETNAVALGFKDYADHFAPRITDVALLDDNDQPLAAGTDGVVMLARQGRGVQIVVEAWDQVDNNLPRRRLGPYQVGYQILDAAGQPLQGYEQPRWNIVFNRMPPQKQAVKVAYAPDSGITVHGSAVTRFRYLVTNTVRDGLMETGRWQPAALPPGEYIVRASARDYSGNEGVGPREIRVRLLP; encoded by the coding sequence GCCCTGGCGGCAACCTGGTGGGATTTTCCCGCCCCCGGCCCGCAGGCGCCGGCTGGCCCTGTACCGACGCCGCTGGCGTGGACCGCACAGATCGAGCTGCTGGCCGGCGACGGCCATCCGGGTGATCGCGATGGCCCCTCGGCGCAGGCACGCTTCGCCGATCCCTACGCACTGCTGGGCAGTGCCGATGGCAGCGTTTATTTCACCGATGCTGGTGACAACAACCGCATCCGCCGCCGCCTGCCCGACGGTCGTATCGAAACGGTCGCGGGGCAGGGCGAGGGACGTGTTGATGGGCCTGCCCTGCAGGCAAGTTTCAACACCCCTTCGGGCATTGCTGCCGATGCGCAGGGCAATCTGTATGTGGCCGACACCGGCAATCATGCGATCCGGCGCATCAGCACCGATGGACAGGTGACGACGCTGGCCGGTGGCCAGCAGGGCTTCGCCGATGGTCCCGCTGCACAGGCGCGTTTCGATGGACCGATGGGCATCGCCGTGGATGCGCAGGGACAGGTCTATGTGGCCGATACCTGGAACGACCGCATCCGGGTGATCGGTACCGATGGCAACGTGCGTACGCTGGCCGGCGGCGACCGCCCGGGCTTCGCCGACGCGCCCGGTACCGACGCCCGCTTCGATACGCCGGTGGCGCTGGCCTTCGATGCGCACGGCGCACTGCTGGTGGCCGACCTGTTCAACAACGCGATCCGCCGCGTCGGCGCCGATGGCACGGTCAGTACCGCAGTCGGCAAGGGTGAGGTCATCAACGGCCCGCTGTCACTGGCCACCACGCACGACGGTGTGCTGTATGTGGGTGACCTGGACGGGCGCATCGTGCAGGTGACCCCGCAGGGCCATCAACTGGCGCTGCTGGGCAATGACCGCCTGCCACGCCTGGCGCGGCCCAGTGGCCTGGCCGTGGAGGCCGACGGTGCTCTGCTGGTGGCCGACTCCGCAGGCTATCGCCTGCATCGCCTGCGCCCGCTGCCGGTGGGTGAACTGCCTGCACCGGCGCTGGTGGGCCCGGCCTCAGACGCGGCGCTGCCGGACAGCGGTGGGCGCTGGCCGCTGGCACCACAGGACGGCTGGCATGAAGTGGTCGGCACGCTCGGCGAGGTGCGCGGCACCTTCCAGGGCGAGAGCCGCCACCACCTGCACGGCGGCTTCGACGTACGCGGCGATGTCGGCCAGACCGTGCTGGCGATAGCCGAGGGCAAGATCAGCAGCCCGATTGCCGCCTGGAGCCTGGGTGGGCAGGCTGAAGGCCTGGCCGTGGACCGGTTGAAGTACATCCACATGCGCGTCGGTCGTACGCCACGCGGCGAACCGTTCGACGCGCGCTGGCAGCCGCTGTACGCCGAAGACGGCACGCTGGAGCGCATCCGCGTACGGCGTGGCACGCGCATCCACGTGGGCGACCGTCTGGGCAGCATCAACAGCCAGGCGCACGTGCACCTGGCCGTGGGCAATGGTGGTTTCGAGACCAACGCTGTGGCACTGGGGTTCAAGGACTACGCCGACCACTTTGCGCCGCGCATCACCGACGTGGCGCTGCTGGACGACAACGACCAACCGCTGGCTGCCGGCACCGATGGCGTGGTGATGCTGGCCCGGCAGGGACGCGGCGTGCAGATCGTGGTGGAAGCCTGGGACCAGGTGGACAACAACCTGCCACGTCGCCGGCTGGGGCCGTACCAGGTGGGCTACCAGATCCTGGATGCCGCCGGGCAGCCACTGCAGGGCTACGAGCAACCGCGCTGGAACATCGTCTTCAACCGCATGCCGCCGCAGAAGCAGGCAGTGAAAGTGGCCTATGCCCCTGACAGTGGCATCACCGTGCATGGCAGCGCGGTTACCCGCTTCCGCTATCTGGTGACCAACACCGTGCGCGACGGGCTGATGGAAACCGGTCGCTGGCAGCCGGCGGCATTGCCGCCGGGCGAGTACATCGTGCGTGCCAGTGCGCGCGACTACAGCGGCAACGAAGGCGTAGGCCCGCGCGAGATCAGGGTACGGCTGCTGCCATAG
- a CDS encoding YciI family protein produces MQQYLLLIYIDPSLLRTLPIDDFNTLMRDCLAHADKLQAEGTLLAAQKLQPIESAQTLRVRDGHSRVLDGPFAETRELLAGFNLIVAHDRDEAMRIAQGFPWARFGSIEVRPLEDMDAERERCGAPAAAMAAAVP; encoded by the coding sequence ATGCAGCAGTACCTGCTTCTGATCTACATCGACCCGTCACTGCTGCGCACACTGCCCATCGACGACTTCAATACGTTGATGCGCGACTGCCTCGCCCATGCCGACAAACTGCAAGCCGAGGGCACGTTGCTGGCCGCGCAGAAACTGCAGCCGATCGAATCGGCGCAGACCCTGCGCGTGCGCGATGGCCACAGCCGGGTGCTCGATGGTCCCTTCGCCGAAACCCGCGAACTGCTGGCTGGCTTCAACCTGATCGTCGCCCACGACCGCGATGAGGCCATGCGTATCGCGCAGGGCTTCCCATGGGCCCGCTTCGGCAGCATCGAGGTGCGGCCGCTGGAGGACATGGACGCCGAGCGCGAACGCTGCGGCGCCCCCGCTGCGGCTATGGCAGCAGCCGTACCCTGA